The DNA region ATTAGAGATAAAGAGCTTCGTACGACGTTATTTACTACTTCACTTTCAGGAACTAGAATTCCTAAGATATCCCTGCCTAAGTATCAGGAGTGGGGCGATCTGTTAGAATGGCAGATGACAGAAAATGTTCCAGGTGTATTTCCTTATACGGCAGGTGTATTTCCGTTTAAGAGAGAGGGCGAGGACCCTAAGCGTCAATTTGCTGGTGAAGGAACTCCTGAAAGAACAAATCGCAGGTTTCATTATTTGTCCAAAGACGATCAAGCCAAGCGCTTATCCACAGCATTTGATAGTGTAACACTATATGGAGAAGATCCCGATCACCGTCCAGATATCTATGGGAAGGTTGGGGAAAGTGGGGTCAGTATTTGTACCCTTGAAGATATGAAAAAGCTATACGCAGGCTTCGATCTATGTCAGCCTAGCACAAGTGTATCAATGACCATTAATGGGCCAGCCCCAATTATCTTAGCGATGTTTATGAATACGGCCATTAGCCAGCAGATCGAGCTTTTTACAGAACGGGAAGGACGTGCTCCTGACAAAGAAGAGGGCGAAAAAATTAAAGCGCTTACATTAAAAACGGTGCGTGGGACAGTCCAAGCGGATATTCTAAAAGAGGATCAGGGTCAGAATACATGTATCTTTTCTACTGAATTCGCTTTGCGTATGATGGGGGATATGCAGGAGTACTTTATCCATCATGGAGTGCGTAATTATTACTCTGTCAGTATATCTGGTTATCACATCGCAGAAGCTGGAGCGAATCCGATCTCACAGCTAGCGTTCACCCTAGCCAATGGGTTTACGTATGTCGAGTATTATTTAAGTAGAGGGATGAATATTGATGATTTTGCACCAAACCTATCCTTTTTCTTCAGTAACGGGCTAGATCCAGAGTATACGGTCATTGGCAGAGTGGCTCGGAGGATATGGGCGATTGTGATGAGGGATAAATATAATGCTAATGAGCGTTCACAGAAGCTTAAGTATCATATTCAAACATCTGGACGTTCGCTCCACGCTCAGGAGATCGATTTTAATGATATTCGCACTACTCTTCAAGCTCTAATGGCAATCTATGATAACTGTAATTCCTTGCATACGAATGCGTACGACGAAGCGATTACAACTCCGACGGAGGAATCTGTACGACGGGCTATGGCCATTCAAATGATTATAACGAAGGAGCTCGGTTTAGCGAAAAACGAAAACTCTCTTCAAGGCTCCTTTATTATAGAAGAACTAACTAATCTTGTGGAAGAGGCTGTATTGGCTGAGTTTTCCCGTATCAATGATCGAGGTGGAGTGCTTGGGTCAATGGAGACGCAATATCAACGGGGAAAAATTCAAGAGGAATCCTTGCTATATGAGATGAAAAAGCATACGGGAGAGCTGCCTATCATCGGTGTAAACACGTACATGAATCCGAATGCTGTCGCAGATGATCAGGAATTTACGATGCAGCTTGCTAGAGCCACAAAAGAGGAAAAAGAGCAGCAAATCACCAATTTACGCGCCTTTCAAGAGCGTCATCACACATCTGGAAAAGCAGCCCTTAAGAGGCTCAAGCAAGTGGCACAGTCCGGGGGTAATATTTTTGCCGAGCTAATGGAGAGTGTTAAGGTGGCTAGTTTAGGTCAAATTACACAGGCACTTTATGAAGTAGGTGGACAATACCGCAGAAATATGTAAGGATAGAGAGAAAAATACTAGCATATATTTTTCGAATCAGTCTATAATGGTTAGGAAGATGAAGTGGAAGGGAAGTGCTGAAGTGAGTATTCGTGACCTAGAGCTTGAAACACTTTCAGAAATGTCGATGGTCGATATCGTGTACCACCTTTTAAAAGAATCCAATAAACAACCGATGGCGTTCCATCAAATCCTTGATGAAGTGATGGCTTTAAAAGGATTAACAGATGAGCAGAAAATGGATGTAATGTCTCGGGTGTATACGGAAATAAACATTGATGGTCGCTTTAAAGCGTTAGGCGATAACGTTTGGGGACTCCGCAGCTGGTATCCAGTAGAGCAAGCTGAAGAAATCGTCATCACAGAAGTGAAAAAGAAATCGAAGAAGAAACGCTCTGATGATGAGGACGACGACATAGAAACAGATGAAGAAGAAGCAGATGATTTTGATGAGTATGACGAAGAGGAAGAGTACGATGATGAAGAGGATTTGGATGCCGACGATCTTGAAGAGGTTGACGAAGACCTAGAAGATTTAGATGAGGATATCGAAGATTTAGGCGAAGAGATAGATGAAGATGATGAGGATTACGAAGATGAAGATGAAGAGTATGACGACGAAGAAGAAATAGATGAATAATTCTTATCACCTACCCCTTGACACTTTACTCGTCTAGGGGTAGAATTTTTTTTGGGCTCCGATTTTTTCTGAGTCAATAAAATACTTTTATACGATTCGTTCGTTGATAGACGTGTTATACTTACGAATTTCAAAACAAAAGTGCCCCCATTGCAGTGAGCAGGGAGGAGTGTCACTTTTGTTTTTTTTATTTTATCTAGCTCCTGACGATTTATAATCCTAAGTCCTTTATACATAGAGCTCCTTTTAGGAAAAACTCTATAGCATTAGGGCAGAAGATGAAACAAGCTACAAAATATGTGATTGAATGATCCAAAGAGAGCCAAACTAAACGGAGAAAGAGAGGATGACTTAAAAAATGGCAAAATATATTTTTGTAACAGGTGGAGTTGTTTCATCAATTGGTAAAGGAATTATTGCCGCATCATTAGGTACATTATTAAAACATAGAGGATTAAATGTGACGATTCAAAAGTTCGATCCTTATATCAACGTTGATCCAGGAACAATGAGTCCTTATCAGCATGGTGAAGTGTTCGTTACGAATGATGGAGCAGAGACGGATCTTGACCTTGGTCATTATGAGCGCTTTATTGATATTAATCTCAACTCGAACAGTAACGTGACAACAGGGAAGATTTATTCAAGTGTTATAACAAAGGAAAGACGTGGGGATTATCTTGGTGGAACGGTACAGGTTATTCCGCATATCACCAATGAAATTAAAGATCGTGTTTTTAGAGCAAGTAAAGAAACAAATGCAGATGTAGTCATTACTGAAATAGGTGGAACGGTAGGGGACATTGAAAGTCTTCCATTCCTAGAAGCCATTCGTCAAATTAAAAGTGATATTGGACGTCAAAACGTGATGTATATTCACGCTACATTAATTCCTTATATTCGTGCTGCTGGTGAATTAAAAACAAAACCTACTCAACACAGTGTAAAAGAGCTTAGAAGTCTTGGAATTCAGCCTAATGTTATCGTCTGCCGTACAGAGCACGATCTTTCAGAAGATATGAAGGAAAAGCTAGCTTTATTCTGTGATATTGATAAAAACGCAGTCATAGAATCCAAAGATGCTGAAACGCTTTA from Bacillus horti includes:
- the icmF gene encoding fused isobutyryl-CoA mutase/GTPase IcmF, with the protein product MSQQEVYQTEHKLRFVTASSLFDGHDASINVMRRILQASGAEVIHLGHNRSVDEVVTAAIQEDVQGIAISSYQGGHMEYFKYMYDLLQERNAGHIKIFGGGGGVIVPPEIKELHEYGIAMIFSPEDGRKYGLQGMINQMLKLADFSTTSLAELESPNVADDHTIARMITLAEERFHHQDVQTSEKEVSATLQQVREKARESEKQIPILGITGTGGAGKSSLTDELVRRFVHTFPDKKLAIISIDPSKKKTGGALLGDRIRMNAIHHPNVYMRSLATRTSKTELSHAIEDAISICKTAGFDCMMIETSGIGQGDAEIVDVCDLSLYVMTSEFGAPSQLEKIEMIDFADLIVINKFERKGSADALRDVRKQYQRSRLLFDKPEEELPVYGTIASQFNDPGTNQLFQAIIMQLKEKLGIDWAITDNQEVSKPIEIKPQHTIIAGDRVQYLGDIVKCIQEYKSFTKSQVELARKAYQLDGVKQQLEEAMSPSTETVSIQEPTLQTIQELGKSVYEQLHMDSKKLIEHWPKLMETYKKDEYVTKIRDKELRTTLFTTSLSGTRIPKISLPKYQEWGDLLEWQMTENVPGVFPYTAGVFPFKREGEDPKRQFAGEGTPERTNRRFHYLSKDDQAKRLSTAFDSVTLYGEDPDHRPDIYGKVGESGVSICTLEDMKKLYAGFDLCQPSTSVSMTINGPAPIILAMFMNTAISQQIELFTEREGRAPDKEEGEKIKALTLKTVRGTVQADILKEDQGQNTCIFSTEFALRMMGDMQEYFIHHGVRNYYSVSISGYHIAEAGANPISQLAFTLANGFTYVEYYLSRGMNIDDFAPNLSFFFSNGLDPEYTVIGRVARRIWAIVMRDKYNANERSQKLKYHIQTSGRSLHAQEIDFNDIRTTLQALMAIYDNCNSLHTNAYDEAITTPTEESVRRAMAIQMIITKELGLAKNENSLQGSFIIEELTNLVEEAVLAEFSRINDRGGVLGSMETQYQRGKIQEESLLYEMKKHTGELPIIGVNTYMNPNAVADDQEFTMQLARATKEEKEQQITNLRAFQERHHTSGKAALKRLKQVAQSGGNIFAELMESVKVASLGQITQALYEVGGQYRRNM
- the rpoE gene encoding DNA-directed RNA polymerase subunit delta; translated protein: MKWKGSAEVSIRDLELETLSEMSMVDIVYHLLKESNKQPMAFHQILDEVMALKGLTDEQKMDVMSRVYTEINIDGRFKALGDNVWGLRSWYPVEQAEEIVITEVKKKSKKKRSDDEDDDIETDEEEADDFDEYDEEEEYDDEEDLDADDLEEVDEDLEDLDEDIEDLGEEIDEDDEDYEDEDEEYDDEEEIDE